In one Nomascus leucogenys isolate Asia chromosome 13, Asia_NLE_v1, whole genome shotgun sequence genomic region, the following are encoded:
- the OVOL2 gene encoding transcription factor Ovo-like 2 isoform X1, whose translation MPKVFLVKRRSLGVSVRSWDELPDEKRADTYIPVGLGRLLHDPPEDCRSDGGSSSGSGSSSAGEPGGAESSSSPHAPERETPEPGDAEGPDGHLAAKQRPVARSKIKFTTGTCSDSVVHSCDLCGKGFRLQRMLNRHLKCHNQVKRHLCTFCGKGFNDTFDLKRHVRTHTGIRPYKCNVCNKAFTQRCSLESHLKKIHGVQQQYAYKQRRDKLYVCEDCGYTGPTQEDLYLHVNSAHPGSSFLKKTSKKLAALLQGKLTSTHQENTSLSEEEERK comes from the exons ATGCCCAAAGTCTTCCTGGTGAAGAGGAGGAGCCTGGGGGTCTCGGTCCGCAGCTGGGATGAGCTCCCGGATGAGAAAAGGGCAGACACCTACATCCCAG TGGGCCTGGGCCGCCTGCTCCACGACCCCCCCGAGGACTGCCGCAGCGacggcggcagcagcagcggcagcggcagcagcagcgcGGGGGAGCCTGGAGGAGCTGAGAGCAGCTCGTCCCCGCACGCCCCCGAGCGCGAAACCCCCGAGCCCGGCGACGCCGAGGGCCCCGATGGACACCTGGCGGCCAAGCAGCGCCCGGTCGCCAGATCGAAAATCAAG TTCACCACAGGCACATGCAGCGACTCGGTGGTTCACAGCTGTGACCTGTGTGGCAAGGGCTTCCGTCTGCAGCGCATGCTGAACCGTCACCTCAAGTGCCACAACCAGGTGAAAAGACACCTGTGCACCTTCTGCGGCAAGGGCTTCAACGACACCTTCGACCTGAAGAGGCACGTCCGCACGCACACAG GCATTCGTCCCTACAAATGCAACGTTTGCAATAAAGCCTTCACCCAGCGCTGCTCTCTGGAGTCCCACCTGAAGAAAATCCACGGGGTGCAGCAGCAGTACGCCTATAAGCAGCGGCGGGACAAGCTCTATGTCTGCGAGGATTGCGGCTACACGGGCCCCACCCAGGAGGACCTGTACCTGCACGTGAACAGTGCCCATCCGGGCAGCTCGTTTCTCAAAAAGACATCTAAAAAACTGGCAGCCCTTTTGCAGGGCAAGCTGACATCCACACACCAGGAGAACACCAGCctgagtgaggaggaggagaggaagtga
- the OVOL2 gene encoding transcription factor Ovo-like 2 isoform X2 gives MLNRHLKCHNQVKRHLCTFCGKGFNDTFDLKRHVRTHTGIRPYKCNVCNKAFTQRCSLESHLKKIHGVQQQYAYKQRRDKLYVCEDCGYTGPTQEDLYLHVNSAHPGSSFLKKTSKKLAALLQGKLTSTHQENTSLSEEEERK, from the exons ATGCTGAACCGTCACCTCAAGTGCCACAACCAGGTGAAAAGACACCTGTGCACCTTCTGCGGCAAGGGCTTCAACGACACCTTCGACCTGAAGAGGCACGTCCGCACGCACACAG GCATTCGTCCCTACAAATGCAACGTTTGCAATAAAGCCTTCACCCAGCGCTGCTCTCTGGAGTCCCACCTGAAGAAAATCCACGGGGTGCAGCAGCAGTACGCCTATAAGCAGCGGCGGGACAAGCTCTATGTCTGCGAGGATTGCGGCTACACGGGCCCCACCCAGGAGGACCTGTACCTGCACGTGAACAGTGCCCATCCGGGCAGCTCGTTTCTCAAAAAGACATCTAAAAAACTGGCAGCCCTTTTGCAGGGCAAGCTGACATCCACACACCAGGAGAACACCAGCctgagtgaggaggaggagaggaagtga